In Bradyrhizobium sp. CCBAU 051011, the following are encoded in one genomic region:
- a CDS encoding UPF0149 family protein, with protein MSPRRHKAASSMASAAMSLAELERWLQDRVDRHPAATSIPMLDGYTAAIVAGPVSMSPLDWICPLLAIDADAFNHGGTPEFAAISAVALRHNDISNTLSTAPDRFEPMHRRDPSGNIDAHPWCQGFYAAMRLRLSAWAPLLDVNNVNHGLLLPILLHCRDDQARPLLGPPRSGRKTEDFLRNAYLDIPAVVEALRQHWMPIRYARDR; from the coding sequence ATGAGCCCACGTCGCCATAAGGCAGCATCGTCGATGGCGTCAGCCGCGATGTCGCTTGCGGAGCTCGAGCGATGGCTCCAGGATCGCGTCGATCGCCATCCTGCCGCCACCAGCATTCCCATGCTCGACGGCTATACCGCCGCGATCGTGGCCGGACCGGTGTCGATGAGCCCGCTCGATTGGATCTGCCCGCTGCTCGCGATCGATGCCGACGCTTTCAACCATGGCGGCACGCCGGAGTTCGCCGCGATCTCCGCCGTCGCGCTGCGCCACAACGACATCAGCAACACCCTCTCGACTGCCCCCGATCGGTTCGAGCCGATGCACCGGCGCGACCCCAGCGGCAACATCGATGCGCATCCCTGGTGCCAGGGTTTCTATGCTGCGATGCGGCTCAGACTGTCGGCGTGGGCGCCGTTGCTCGACGTCAACAACGTCAATCACGGCCTGCTGCTGCCCATCCTGCTGCATTGTCGCGACGATCAGGCCCGTCCGCTGCTCGGACCGCCACGAAGCGGTCGCAAAACCGAGGATTTCCTCCGTAACGCCTACCTCGATATCCCAGCCGTCGTCGAGGCGCTGCGCCAGCACTGGATGCCCATCCGCTACGCCCGCGACCGCTAA
- a CDS encoding acyl-CoA dehydrogenase family protein, translating to MNTQVYAQFGEAQERTAEGRAAALYSSLIADLSQLNFADADDRRAFPPTLHSIFARHGLFGLTTPGEHGGLALPLQEAIDIISATASFDVSAASTLVIHNFLALPCIEAAPHIPEQKHIIWGATRGDLCAFALTEPGAGSAPRHIEASALMHEDRVRISGRKIWIGLADWARWIVCFARASGPDAKGRLVGVLVDRQAPGLKVTHEHRTLGLRGIIQNTLEFQDVEVPRAYVLSRDQDGWGAAASSMNRGRIGVAAMGLGSLERAIQVAASYANHRRLGKLRMIENSYIEQLFGQMVLRREVVKAMLVASCRLVSAQGAPNVHLASATKVLSSEWCGLVADQCVQLLGGRGYDEGTPLAKIYRDARILRIFEGPTEALLSHLGRCLLSKATRDEIADLFRSVGAASVHAAAIEELSALNETDGAVLIYAGWLTTLGLAQAVMSAGFSASDCAAAAADLVSSELATLRTRAPARQSFEGRNRASRTLTTFLQDAACSIRSPVLTDDYLKLVQYV from the coding sequence ATGAACACTCAGGTTTACGCTCAATTCGGGGAGGCGCAGGAACGCACAGCTGAAGGCCGTGCAGCTGCACTATACTCCAGTTTGATCGCTGACCTCAGTCAGCTGAATTTCGCAGACGCGGATGACCGCCGAGCCTTCCCTCCGACCCTACACAGCATATTCGCAAGGCATGGACTGTTCGGGCTCACCACACCAGGAGAGCACGGCGGATTAGCTCTTCCCTTGCAAGAGGCCATCGACATCATCTCCGCCACTGCATCCTTCGATGTCTCCGCTGCCTCTACCCTGGTCATCCATAACTTCCTGGCCTTGCCCTGCATCGAAGCGGCACCGCACATCCCCGAACAAAAGCATATCATTTGGGGTGCAACACGCGGCGATCTCTGCGCTTTCGCTTTGACGGAGCCTGGAGCTGGCTCTGCCCCGAGGCATATAGAGGCTTCGGCTCTCATGCACGAAGACAGAGTTCGTATCTCTGGCCGCAAGATTTGGATCGGCCTCGCTGACTGGGCTCGCTGGATCGTTTGCTTTGCGCGCGCGTCTGGTCCCGATGCGAAAGGTCGGCTCGTTGGTGTACTCGTTGACAGGCAGGCTCCAGGCCTAAAGGTCACGCACGAGCATCGCACGCTCGGTCTACGTGGCATTATTCAGAATACTCTGGAGTTTCAGGATGTTGAGGTGCCGCGTGCTTACGTGCTCTCTCGCGATCAAGACGGCTGGGGCGCGGCGGCATCTAGTATGAACCGCGGCCGTATCGGTGTGGCTGCTATGGGTCTTGGATCGCTTGAGCGCGCTATCCAGGTCGCAGCCTCTTATGCAAACCATCGTCGACTCGGTAAACTGCGCATGATCGAGAACAGCTACATCGAGCAGTTATTTGGGCAGATGGTGCTGCGGCGGGAGGTAGTGAAGGCGATGCTGGTCGCATCCTGCCGACTTGTTTCAGCGCAGGGCGCGCCCAACGTCCACCTTGCGTCGGCAACGAAGGTTTTGTCCTCGGAATGGTGCGGCCTTGTCGCTGATCAATGCGTCCAGCTGTTAGGTGGCCGTGGTTACGATGAGGGAACGCCTTTAGCCAAAATCTATCGAGACGCTCGCATCCTCCGCATCTTCGAAGGTCCGACTGAGGCGCTCCTATCACATCTCGGCCGCTGCCTCCTCTCTAAAGCCACGCGTGACGAGATAGCCGATCTCTTTCGGTCAGTTGGTGCGGCATCTGTCCATGCTGCTGCAATTGAGGAACTCTCTGCGCTCAATGAGACAGACGGTGCCGTGCTGATCTATGCGGGTTGGCTCACCACACTGGGACTGGCACAGGCTGTCATGTCTGCTGGCTTCTCTGCCTCAGATTGCGCCGCAGCAGCGGCTGACCTGGTCAGTTCCGAATTAGCAACTCTCCGTACTCGCGCGCCGGCACGGCAATCTTTCGAAGGCCGCAATCGGGCCAGTCGGACTCTGACCACCTTCCTTCAAGACGCGGCTTGTTCCATTCGCTCACCTGTCCTCACAGACGATTACCTCAAATTGGTGCAGTATGTCTGA